The genomic DNA aaaaaacccaaaccaaaaataaaaagagacaaGTTTGCCAAATAAGTTAAttccccacctccctccctgTATCAAAAGTGCAAAAGATGTACTTTGTTTTCAGTCCCACTTGTCAGGCTGTGTTAGTGTACGAGTTGCTggcagaggaaagagaagggctTTGGGACAACCTCTGACTTGGGGCTGCTTCCCTTTTTGCTGTAAGGATGTTTTGTTCCAGCTTGTGAGCGGGGCTGCTTGCTTCATCGCCAGATAGCGCGTTGGGACTGAACTGCCTCAATCTTTGGGTTACAAACTGCCAcgtgcagagcagagcagcaggtgcGTGTTGCTGATGATACCTTACAACCTGGGGTGATTTGGGGATCTCAGCTTATGACTGCTGGGAGagggcaggcagagctcaggcgtaagcagcagctgaggggcCTCTGACCACGCTCTTCTACTGGCAAGCAAGTGCCCAGTGCTCCATGACAACCAGAACTCCTTCAGTGGGTGATTTTAGAACAGTTTGGCATTGCTGCAGTGCactgaaattacattttgaaGGCCACAAGGCCAGATCTTTTCTGTACTTGGCCCAGGGGTGAATTCCCTTGCTGTAGCACAACGAGGCACTTTGTCTTTTTAAGTTGCATGTCAAAAGTTTATTCGGGTTTCTGACTCGCTGAAGAGACGGCAGATGGGTTTGTCCATCCTCATTCCTCACCCAAATTTGGTGTGTTTGTGTGTCACCATCAGGCTGACAGTGTCCTGCCCCAACCCCGTCACACCACGTGTGTGCCTTGTAGCTCATTAGCAGGGAGAagacctcattttttttcttccttcccctgaTTTCAGTGcctcatttctgcagctgaggcCCAGGACCTGCTGAGCTAAAATCCAGCAGCCTCACATAAGGGTGGttggcagcacagccatgtTTATTTGGGAGTACACGCAGTGCTGGGATGGCCAACAGCTGGCAAAGCTGTGCCCAGCGTGCTGGGAATGCAGCAGGCCAAGGTTTTGTGCATCAAAGTAATGCAGGCAGCAAAGTGGCTTGAGCTCCAGGTTGGGACTCTGCAGGATTTCAGTCCCTTTGGAAACCCTTTGGCTTTGTGTTGTGGCTGGAGGAGCTACAAAGCATGCCGGCCCCTGCTGCTGGCCTCCCCCAGCTCACAACAGGCAGCCTGTACCCCAGTGTGGGACTCTGTGCTTTGTGACTGCACGAGCTTTACACAGACCTGTGtgtaaaaacaacagcaaaaaaccaacagaaaaaaaccaaggCAGCCTGCATGTTGAGAAACAAAGGTTTGTGGCAGGAACGGAATGGGCAAGATGACAAAGCATCTTAAACCCACACCTGAAACAAAAGGAGCCTCACACGTAAGCGACGGTCTGGTGGTACAGCACTTCTGGGGCGACGTTTCAGGAGTACAATCATTGACAAATTAGGTTCCTTGATACAAAGAAAGGTTGGTTTGTACTACAGATGTAAGGGTGTTTGAAAGGAGCCCCCACTGGCTCTCTAGCAGCTAGGTAGAGTTTCTTCTACACATCTACTGGCTCATAGCAGCATATGCCTACAATCCGAGGACACGGTTAAAGTTATGGCTCTAAAATACATCCTCTAAAACTGACAGAAGCAGGAAGGCATCTGGAAAACAATGTGACATTTAAATGGCTCGACACCGTTACAGTATTTACGGCTGTGCAAAACCCCTTCCCTCCCTGGTTATGGTGGAACTGTCACGCAAGGAGCACGATGCATGcagatcacctccctgcccacACCACAGGTGAGCGCCAGCTtcagggctgctgtgcaggagtGCTCCCAGCCACGTTCCAGGTCACTTACCCAGGGGGAGCCGAGGGGTACGGCTGTCTGCTGGGAGGGTCTGGAGGGTCTTGCCAGGGTTACACCATGCACCATGGGCTAATAAGCACACAAGGAAGCGAGAGGAGAGCCACGACCTGCCCTGTGTAACCGGCAGCGTCGCCGCAGCAGTGATCACGGCTTTTATTCATCTGAGGTGAAATGAGGGATGGCTCGGGGACGGCCCAGGAAGCAGGTGTGGCAtgatgagaagggaaaaaaggactTCTTGGCTTTTTGACAGTACAGCATCCAAACGTGAGGATGGTTTGGTGGAGGGCGTTTCAGCACGCTTCGTTGCACTCCCGGGCTCTGGATGCAGGGAGATTCTTCTGGTCACCGGCCCTTGGAGAGTTCACCTAAAACCTAAGGTCCATTCATCACAATCATCTGTTTAGACCTGGAGAGAGCTGTCCCTCAGCATCTTCATAAAAAGTGTGTCTGTTAGAATCTCTTAAAATCCCTCAGTCTAGTGCAGGCCACGAGGGGATATAGAACCTCTGTAAGGAGCCTTCGAGAAGGCGTTCCATCCAAAAGGACAATTtatgtaatttgtttttaatggatctcgatcctgggctgcaggaggattTCCCTCTGGCTTCGGTGTGCAGCGAGGAATTGTAATCCTCGCCTGACCCCAGGGTTCCCCCCTCATCCCCTGATCTGTGAGGCTTAAAGAGGCAGAAGTATTTCTTGTGGCCGTTCAGGGCCAGCACGTAGCCCGTGTAGTCGCGTTCAAGGAAGTGCTTGTCGTACTGATTGGGGATGGGAGCAGCATCCTGTGCAAACTCTAGCAGGTACTCCAGCCACTCACGGTGCTTGTCCaggctgaggaaggagaaatgaagagaGCTGCTCCTagggggagaagagagaagcaggaTGAGCATGGCTCCCAAGTCAGGCTGGTGAGTGTTGGTTTAGCCAACTGGaccctgtactcggcactggtgaggctgcaccttgagtgctgtgttcagttttgggccctttgctacaagaaggacatggaggcCCTGAAGCATGTCCAAagaggggagcagagctgtgagggggctggagcacagtCCTACGGGaggtggctgagggaactgagattgtttagtctggagaagaggtggTCAAGCATAAATCCCCCCCTGATTTTCCACCTAAGCAGCTTTGCTTATGCAAGGTGTTAAAACAGGAAAGTAAACTCAGGAGAGGACCCCAACCTACCCTGTGAATGTGTAGACTTCCAGGGCAAACTTCTGGAGAAGGGCAGTTTTGGTGGAGTTAGAGAGAATCAAGACCACGTTCATGTGGCCCGGCCTGAGGCGCACCAGGTTACTGTTGTAGTTGATGTCTGTCAGCTCTGTCACCTCCACAAAGCCTTTTTTGGGAACCCTGctgcaacaaaacaaagatggaGTAAAAGGGGAATCAAGCATGAACTCATTCCCCCCTCCTTAAGCTGatccagccctgtgccctgtaGCTACAGCCCGTGTTGGTGGTGCAAcctgcagagaggaagaatgGATTTATGCAGAGCAAAGAAGAGTGGCTGGATAGAATGAGACCTGGTGTAAAGTCACAGCTTCCCCTGGATTGTCAGAGTCCCAAGTCCATCTCAGAACAGCTGCTTCCTCTCCCATGTTAGCAGGAATCACTTAATAACTAAATTTCTGTATCCACATCCCTCTCTGCCCTGCTAACACCActccttcctgcctttctgtACCCACACTGCCCTTGCAACAACTGCTccatccacacagctctggcACTTCTCTACCATGCACTTCTCTACCTACTACTTGCTGTGCTGCTCGTACTACTCTTCACAAACAATAATtcagcaaaaaatgtttttgaagagAAAGGGAACCTGTTACTCTCTTTGCTGAAGCTCGTGTCGTTCTTCTCAGTCTTTGcagtggtgtcttttttctcgGAGGCAGGAGAGTCCCTTGTGTCACTGGAatcactgcaaaggaaaatgatttgGGGCTTGTTTTAAGGACTGctttgagctgctgctggttggACTGTGAGATCCCCTTGGATGTGCACTCACCTGAAGGCCTGAACAATGACAGTGCCAAAGAGAATGAAgagtgcagagaagagcaaggaCAGCAGGGGCATCATTTCTCGCCTAAGGGAAGATTTGCAAACAGGTCTGTGAGCAGcacagtttttttcttgaatttaaaCATGATCGGGATTTTGGAGCACTGTCCTGTTCCCATCCAAAAGGAGGACAAAAATGGAACATTGTTAAAGTAAGGCTATGGGGAAGTAGTGGAAAGCATCAAATGATATGGTTGGCATGTTTTCAGGGGCATAATATCACAGTCATCTTCTAGGCCAGAGTACCCAGTACTTCAGGCAGAGGCTAATGTCATTGTGCTGCCACTGCTCTTCACCTTAATCTCAAGAGCATACAGGCACCCGTGCACTTGGTGCATTCTCATTTCCTGTTAACCCAAGCCTGGTTCTACCATGCATCTGAACAAAAGAACAGCAATCCTGCTCCCTGTTGAGAATTGTCAGTGCCCCTTCCATACCAGTTGCTATGAAACAAGCTGTCCCAGCAGTCCAAGATATAGTCCAGCGTGGAATGGAACCACCGGATAAGAAACATCTGTTtaagagaagggaggggaaagaaaaaaggcaaatgatAAAGCTGTTATTCCCAGCACCAGTGAGAGCCCCAGCCCCTGAACTGAACCCCAGCCCCAAATCAGCTTTAGGTTATGCCATGAGCTCACCTTTCCTGAGCAAAAACACCTGCAGAGTGTGATTCCCACTAATGAGCATAACAGAACTGTTCAAGGAGGTAACATGCTTGTTAAGTGGCTGGAAAGGCTGTGCACTTACAGGAGCAAGCTCATCATTCAAGTCTTCCAGGACAGTTTCTGAGGAGAGAAGACCAGGGTCCGTTCTTAGCTGGTCCAGGAGATCCAGAAGGATGAAGTTGTCCTCATTGCTGCCTTGCCAGGCCTCCTCCAAGGTTTTATAGGCAATCTTCCCTGCGTTGTTGCGCCTCTCCAAAATGACCACCTGGACAAGCCAACCACATCAGATGTCTGACAGGACAGCACTTTTACTGAGAAAGACATTAGCTTCAAATCCCTGCCCAGAATTAGGAGTCAGGTCAAGTTACAGCAGCCTACATAGAGCGAAGAGATTTACAACGACAGAcgaaaagcacagcagaagaaaagaaaggtaatGCTCACAGCTGACTTCCCACGGTACTTCTCCTCATCCATCAGCAAGGCATCTGCAAATTCCGGCTGCCTGTCGTTGTAGATGTGTGCAAACCTCAGTGTGTCTTTTGTGTTGGCCACAGCAAAGGTCAAAAATGCCTCATAAGCATCAGCAAACTTATCGCCTTCTCCAGTGAGCAGGACCACACAGTGCCTGGGCAACACAGAGAGATGGAGAATGAAGAGCTGTTCTGGCTGCCAGAGGAAACAGCTGTCCTCTTTCTGCTAATGAGAATGATCCTGAAGGGATGGAAACCCTGTTTGTCATTTTTGGGCTTATTTTTGAAAGCCTGCCTCTGCCTTCCAGACATTGAGCTCTCCAGGCTGTTGCCccactcctcctcccttctccctgtCCTCTGTCCCAAGATGCGCCCAGTGGAGGCACAAAGGCTATCAAGCTGCATGGATACCCAGCAATCTCCAGTGCagtcatttccttccttcccttggAGACCTTCCATATCTCACTCAATCCAACAAGAGATGGCTTTAGAAGCAACCCAAGAGCCTCAGGGGACAAAATGGGTTCCCAAGGAGCCTTACTTTCGCTGGCGGTGTGACTTCTTCACAGGACACAGCTCCTGAAACAGCCTCTGGTTGGTCAGTCTGGCTGCCATGAGGAACTTATTCTGGGAAAGGAAGTCATCAATGAGCTGCTTCTTCATATCCCGTgcctagagaaaagaaagaaagcagagttgGTACCGAGTGGGTTGAGGAGAGCAAAGCTATTCTAAGGCTTCCTCTCACCTGAAGAGCTGGAGGATGCCAGCCATCACAGTCCTCACTGAAACCCCCAAAGACACTTAGAGGACCAAGAAGTTACCTGCAACTATCCTACAAAGCTCAGACCCCACACCTGATGCCCACCAAGCTCCCTCCCTCCTGGGGCTTCGCTCACTGCCTTCGCTGAAGCCAGAGGTACCACTGAGAATCAATGCCACTTATTCCTCAGAATGCAGCCAACCAACCTCTCATTTTGGTCAGAGAAAAAACTTTCCTTTCATGGAAGCACTCGGAGAGGGCTCAGAGCTGTACCTGTGCCACATCAGCGGGCTTGTCGATGTGctccttaaagatcatcaggGTCGGCGTGTAGACGTTGATGTTGTACTGACTGGACAACTCTTCAGTCCCTCTGAGCCCCACGTACACGTAACCAAAGGACAAGTAATCTCTGTATGCAAAGGCAGTCAGCTGGATGGGAAGAAAGCACCAGAATGTGTCACATTAGCACAAAATTAGCACCTTGTCCCCCCAGTGCTCGTGGTGACTTTGCTTATGAACACCCCCCACTGTTTAAATGCCATTGGGCATGTGCTGGATTTAGTAGCAAGTCAAAATCCAGAGGCAGATATTGCTTTACCTTGTACAGCAACGGCACGACTGGCATGTGATCAAACAGAAGGACGTGgggcttgttttctttcttccagttaGATAGGAAGCGGATGTAGTTTTTATCTGTAATCTTTAAATGGAGTCACACTGTCAGTTGAACCTCAGAACAGTCAGACGCGTGCAGTGCTGTAGGGTCAGGTGCCTGAGTGAGAACCAGGTCTGAAAAAGCTGCCACAGGTATGCCTGACGTGTGTGCTGGTTTGACTCGGCACTGACCGCAGCTGGAAGAGCAGCATACAGACTGCACTGCTGGCCTAAATGTGCAGTAGTGCAATGAGCCCCgtcacaaagaaaataagagttaCAGAACAGTGTGGTGTCCTTGCTTCCAAGCAGGGAAGCAGGGTGTGGAGCCATAATTACAGCTCCTGAAGCACTTTGGTTCCCCAGTTGGCTCTTCTCACGTCAGTGACACACATCAGGGCTGCATTAATTGGATGAGCAGCTGCAACAGCTAACGAGCTCTGTCTGCCCCAATCAGACGGCAGCCGCAGCGCTGCACGCCCCCCTCACGTGTACCTTTTCTACGAGGTTCCCTGGCAGCAGGTTCTCCACAAACTGCCGCAGGTTTTCTCGACTGACGGCGCTGTGGAAGAAGCTGATCTTCCCGTTCATCAGTCCCAGGATCGACGGCGTGCTGTGAGCGCCGAGGTGATGGGCCAGGCGCCTCTCGTACCCAGCGTGAACGACCCCGATGCCCACCCCTGTGAAAGGAGAGCA from Lagopus muta isolate bLagMut1 chromosome 21, bLagMut1 primary, whole genome shotgun sequence includes the following:
- the DNAJC16 gene encoding dnaJ homolog subfamily C member 16 isoform X1, which codes for MELGRAGPAGLLLVLLLLLAAQAAPERDPYRVLGVGRSSSQADIKKAYKRLARQWHPDKNKDPGAEDKFIQISKAYEILSNEEKRANFDRYGDAGESQGYSQHQQRQFHHFHEGFYFDESFFHFPFNSERRDTSDEKYLLHFSHYINEIVPDSFKKPYLIKITSDWCFSCIHIEPVWKEVAQELEALGVGIGVVHAGYERRLAHHLGAHSTPSILGLMNGKISFFHSAVSRENLRQFVENLLPGNLVEKITDKNYIRFLSNWKKENKPHVLLFDHMPVVPLLYKLTAFAYRDYLSFGYVYVGLRGTEELSSQYNINVYTPTLMIFKEHIDKPADVAQARDMKKQLIDDFLSQNKFLMAARLTNQRLFQELCPVKKSHRQRKHCVVLLTGEGDKFADAYEAFLTFAVANTKDTLRFAHIYNDRQPEFADALLMDEEKYRGKSAVVILERRNNAGKIAYKTLEEAWQGSNEDNFILLDLLDQLRTDPGLLSSETVLEDLNDELAPMFLIRWFHSTLDYILDCWDSLFHSNWREMMPLLSLLFSALFILFGTVIVQAFSDSSDTRDSPASEKKDTTAKTEKNDTSFSKESNSRVPKKGFVEVTELTDINYNSNLVRLRPGHMNVVLILSNSTKTALLQKFALEVYTFTGSSSLHFSFLSLDKHREWLEYLLEFAQDAAPIPNQYDKHFLERDYTGYVLALNGHKKYFCLFKPHRSGDEGGTLGSGEDYNSSLHTEARGKSSCSPGSRSIKNKLHKLSFWMERLLEGSLQRFYIPSWPALD
- the DNAJC16 gene encoding dnaJ homolog subfamily C member 16 isoform X2, which produces MELGRAGPAGLLLVLLLLLAAQAAPERDPYRVLGVGRSSSQADIKKAYKRLARQWHPDKNKDPGAEDKFIQISKAYEILSNEEKRANFDRYGDAGESQGYSQHQQRQFHHFHEGFYFDESFFHFPFNSERRDTSDEKYLLHFSHYINEIVPDSFKKPYLIKITSDWCFSCIHIEPVWKEVAQELEALGVGIGVVHAGYERRLAHHLGAHSTPSILGLMNGKISFFHSAVSRENLRQFVENLLPGNLVEKITDKNYIRFLSNWKKENKPHVLLFDHMPVVPLLYKLTAFAYRDYLSFGYVYVGLRGTEELSSQYNINVYTPTLMIFKEHIDKPADVAQARDMKKQLIDDFLSQNKFLMAARLTNQRLFQELCPVKKSHRQRKHCVVLLTGEGDKFADAYEAFLTFAVANTKDTLRFAHIYNDRQPEFADALLMDEEKYRGKSAVVILERRNNAGKIAYKTLEEAWQGSNEDNFILLDLLDQLRTDPGLLSSETVLEDLNDELAPMFLIRWFHSTLDYILDCWDSLFHSNWREMMPLLSLLFSALFILFGTVIVQAFSDSSDTRDSPASEKKDTTAKTEKNDTSFSKESNRVPKKGFVEVTELTDINYNSNLVRLRPGHMNVVLILSNSTKTALLQKFALEVYTFTGSSSLHFSFLSLDKHREWLEYLLEFAQDAAPIPNQYDKHFLERDYTGYVLALNGHKKYFCLFKPHRSGDEGGTLGSGEDYNSSLHTEARGKSSCSPGSRSIKNKLHKLSFWMERLLEGSLQRFYIPSWPALD